In Streptomyces chartreusis, the following proteins share a genomic window:
- a CDS encoding mycothiol transferase: protein MHAKDILIEGYNRIREEVHAAVGGLAPDQLGARPAPGANSVAWLVWHLTRVQDDHIADAFEVDQVWLAQDWQKTFGLDLPRRDTGYGHTPAKVAKVQVDSGDLLTGYYDAVHAQTLDRLRDIAAKDLGRVVDERWDPPVTLGVRLVSVLSDDLQHVGQAAYVRGLVLGS from the coding sequence ATGCATGCGAAGGACATCCTCATCGAGGGGTACAACCGCATCCGGGAAGAAGTCCACGCCGCCGTCGGCGGCCTCGCCCCGGACCAGCTCGGCGCCCGCCCCGCCCCCGGCGCCAACTCCGTCGCCTGGCTGGTCTGGCATCTGACCCGGGTCCAGGACGATCACATCGCCGACGCCTTCGAGGTCGACCAGGTGTGGCTGGCGCAGGACTGGCAGAAGACCTTCGGCCTCGACCTGCCGCGCCGCGACACCGGCTACGGCCACACCCCGGCGAAGGTCGCCAAGGTGCAGGTCGACTCCGGTGACCTGCTGACCGGCTACTACGACGCCGTGCACGCACAGACGCTCGACCGGCTGCGGGACATCGCCGCCAAGGATCTGGGGCGGGTCGTGGACGAGCGCTGGGATCCGCCGGTCACCCTGGGCGTGCGGCTGGTCAGCGTCCTGTCCGACGATCTTCAGCACGTCGGACAGGCCGCCTATGTGCGAGGGCTGGTGCTGGGCTCGTAG
- a CDS encoding adenosine deaminase, with protein sequence MTATRVDADVIRRLPKAVLHDHLDGGLRPATVVELAAEVGHTLPTTDPDELAAWYFEAANSGDLVRYIATFEHTLAVMQTREGLLRTAEEYVLDLAADGVVYGEVRYAPELNTNGGLTVPEVVETVQEGLAAGMAKAAAAGTPVRVGTLLCGMRMFDRVREAADAAVAFRDAGVVGFDIAGAEAGFPAADHRDAFEHLRRESVPFTIHAGEADGLSSIHQALQICGAQRIGHGVRITDDIVDGKLGRLASWVRDRRVALEMCPTSNLQTGAATSIAEHPITALKDLGFRVTLNTDNRLVSGTTMTREMSLLVEEAGWTVEDLRTVTLNALKSAFIPFDERNALIEDVVLPAYAAAL encoded by the coding sequence ATGACCGCTACGCGCGTAGACGCCGATGTGATCCGCCGCCTCCCCAAGGCCGTCCTGCACGACCACCTCGACGGCGGCCTCCGCCCCGCCACCGTGGTGGAGCTCGCGGCCGAGGTCGGCCACACCCTGCCGACCACCGACCCGGACGAGCTCGCCGCCTGGTACTTCGAGGCCGCGAACTCCGGCGACCTGGTTCGCTACATAGCCACCTTCGAGCACACCCTCGCCGTGATGCAGACCCGCGAGGGCCTGCTGCGCACGGCTGAGGAGTACGTCCTCGACCTGGCCGCGGACGGTGTCGTGTACGGCGAGGTGCGCTACGCCCCCGAGCTGAACACCAACGGCGGGCTGACCGTCCCCGAGGTCGTCGAGACCGTTCAGGAGGGCCTCGCAGCCGGTATGGCGAAGGCCGCCGCCGCGGGCACCCCGGTGCGCGTGGGCACCCTGCTGTGCGGGATGCGGATGTTCGACCGGGTGCGCGAGGCCGCCGACGCGGCCGTGGCCTTCCGGGACGCCGGGGTCGTCGGCTTCGACATCGCCGGTGCCGAGGCCGGCTTCCCCGCCGCCGACCACCGGGACGCCTTCGAGCACCTGCGCCGCGAGAGCGTGCCGTTCACCATCCACGCCGGTGAGGCCGACGGCCTGTCCAGCATCCACCAGGCCCTGCAGATCTGCGGCGCCCAGCGCATCGGGCACGGCGTGCGCATCACCGACGACATCGTCGACGGCAAGCTCGGCCGCCTCGCGAGCTGGGTGCGGGACCGCCGTGTCGCCCTGGAGATGTGCCCGACGTCCAACCTCCAGACCGGCGCCGCCACGTCCATCGCCGAACACCCGATCACCGCGCTGAAGGACCTGGGCTTCCGGGTCACCCTCAACACCGACAACCGTCTGGTGTCGGGGACGACGATGACCCGCGAGATGTCACTGCTGGTCGAGGAGGCCGGCTGGACGGTCGAGGACCTGCGCACGGTCACGCTGAACGCCCTGAAGAGCGCGTTCATCCCGTTCGACGAGCGCAACGCCCTCATCGAGGACGTCGTCCTGCCGGCGTACGCGGCCGCGCTCTGA
- a CDS encoding VOC family protein: protein MRRIALVTLVVDDYDEAIRFYTEALGFRLVEDTPRPDGSRWVVVQPGDHGTALVLARAKGDGQRSRIGDQTGGRVGFFLHTDDFARDHARMLAAGVTFLEEPRHEPYGSVAVFQDLYGNRWDLLQPAG, encoded by the coding sequence ATGAGACGCATCGCCCTGGTCACCCTCGTCGTCGACGACTACGACGAGGCGATCCGCTTCTACACCGAAGCCCTCGGCTTCCGGCTCGTCGAGGACACCCCGCGTCCGGACGGCTCCCGCTGGGTCGTCGTCCAGCCCGGCGACCACGGCACCGCGCTGGTGCTGGCCCGGGCCAAGGGGGACGGGCAGCGCTCCAGGATCGGCGACCAGACCGGCGGGCGGGTCGGGTTCTTCCTGCACACCGACGACTTCGCCCGCGACCACGCCCGGATGCTCGCCGCCGGCGTGACCTTCCTGGAGGAGCCGCGCCACGAGCCGTACGGCTCGGTCGCCGTCTTCCAGGACCTGTACGGCAACCGCTGGGACCTGCTCCAGCCCGCCGGCTGA